One Bombina bombina isolate aBomBom1 unplaced genomic scaffold, aBomBom1.pri scaffold_1920, whole genome shotgun sequence genomic window, AATGGAACAATATTGAAACTGTGTCTGACCAGTTGTTTTAGTAAAATTATCTGACCTAGAGCAGAGGtaagcaaccttggcaccccagatgttttggaactacatttcccatgatgctcagactgCCTAAAAAGTGTCTCAGCATAATgtgaaatgtatttccaaaacatttgggatgCCAAGATTGCTGACCCCAGACCTTGAGTATGTGTTGCTCATAATTTATATGTTGAGCTATCGTTTGATCAAAAGTTTGACGACTTTTCATATCTGTTTTTCCCTAGATGTACCACCGAATACGCCATTCAGAGTGTATTTACCGAGTAACTTTGGAAAAATTGTCATATCATAGTATTTGCACTTCAGATGAGTGGCAGAACCTCATGAACTGCACCCTCCAGGAATCTTTGTGTAAAGAAATAGCACTGTAAgtcttataaatattaatatatttattagtttcaTAGTTGTGATGTTACACAAGGTACTTGGGTATTATAGTGCATCTTCTTGGAGCAGGTAAAAAAcatgcttaaaggaatagtctagtcaaatttaaactttcatggttcagatagagcgtgcaatttaagcaagtttctaatttactcctattaatttctctttgttctcttgctatctttatttaaatgtaagcataggagccggcccatttttggttaagcacctgggtagtgcttgcttattggtggctacatgtagacaccaatcagaaagtactacccaggttctgaaccaaaaatgggccggctcctatgcttatattcctgcgttttcaaataaagatagcaagagaacgaggaaaaatttataataggagtaatattcaaagttgcttaaaatcgcaagctctatctgaatcatgaaagtttgactagactattcctttaagtctcTGGGCATTTCCCTTTCTGTTATAAATACACCTCCTTATTAATGCCAGCTTCAGTATATCAGTATAACTGATAAGGCTGTCTTTATTTGGATCTGGATCTGTGTAATAAAAAGCATGCTAGGGTTTCCCAAGGTTTCTTCCCTCTAGGGCCCCCAACCTGTTTACCCCATCAGATACTGTTTGCCTTATAGAGGCAAGCAAGACATATACCAGTGCTGTTCAGGACTTGTCTTTCCCATTAAGTGGATATTCCAGCCCTGTTCTAGTTACAAACTTGCTGTTCATCACGCTTGTACCTTGTTGTTTGGGGCTCATATGTGAAATGCAAAGTGTCTACATACTGCTTTCTTTTGATAACTTTTACAATTATACCTGTGCTGAGGTCTTACATTTACATTAAAACTTAAAAAAGAAGAACTATTTATTCACCTTGGTAAATACCAGCTCAAATAATGTGAATACGAACACTGATACATAGGTCAAAGTACATCCCAAATTTAACCCAAAAACACACTAGTACACCAAGCATATGCCCAACCAGAAAGCCAGCTAGAGAGTTCAAAATCAAAGGTCCCAAAAGTGCATAAAATACTTAGCTCTCAAATAGTTCTCAATGTTCCACTGATGTGCAGGCTGTTATCCAAATTTGCCAAAGCTTTGGCGCTTTCCATTGCTTGTGTAATATGGGATTCCTCAGAAACAAGATGTATCACAATCTTCATAGGATCAAGTCAGCATTCTTCCCAATAATGAGCTGATAGCAGTGATTGATTATTATCTAAAAGTGTATAATTTCCCTTTGTCTTTTTTTAGATATCACTTTGATATTACACCATTTGAAGACCTTTGGCCAGCAATTTATGTATATATGATCCATCAATCTTGTGGTAAGAACTGGTAAGTTTTCTTCTGTGGCATCTCATGTCTGGGTCTGTTTTTAGCATAAAACCACCACCTACACAGTCAATTATGGCCTCTCTTGCCTTAAAATGAGAATGCAACAAAAGCTATGCCAAATAGTTACAACAGCAGGCTGTAGGGGTATGCATTGTGTGTAAGTGTGATTTAATGACTGATTTTCAGTTCCTTAGTTTGACTAAATCTCATTCTTCTCACCATTTTTTAATGTATAGGATCTATAGAATTATCTAAGAATTGTTAAGTGGAGCGACTGGATTGTCTGAAATAGTTATGGTGAATCCAACATACCGAAGTAATTCTAACCAATGAGAACTTTTTTTTTCTAATCcattatacacatttaaaaaggCGAACAAACTTGAAAGGGCCTTTGTCAATGGCATCACTAAATTTAAAGAGACGTTCCAGCCGTAATTGGAATCCATACAAGtgcatttctattttgaatagaagcattttttgcaatatacaggtattatcaaaaatgctgctagtaaaagttatagctgtttcaagagtgtatttaagtatgctctgtacaccagaattttaaacacagcacttgctcatagaGCCTTAGGTGCTTCTACTGGAGCTCTGAGCAGCTGGGGAACTGAGactatctaactatgcttcacatgcacgtgcagtgaAGAATACTAAATAGAATAATTTTTCCAATATATGCTTAttgtacatatgtttctattcaaagatgtaattaatttgtgtgcatttcaattttgaccgctCTAAGTTGCATGCTTATGCATTCACTTACAAGTATTATTAAACTTGCCTAAATTAGGGCAAGGATCGCCATGTCTATTAATCGAGCCATGTGACAGGATAGGAAATATTCATGCAAATCGACTAATACAGATTATGCATGtcaagagttgttgtttttttacagaatTGGTTGATAAGAATCCACCTATATaacttactttattaaatatgaagttTAACCACACTATGAAATGTAGTAGCATTTtgtaacatgttttttttatttttattaattttacccTTTAGTTTTGAATTAGAAAAGTTGTGCAGGTTCACCATGTCGGTGAAAAAGAACTATCGGCGAGTACCATACCACAACTGGAAGCACGCAGTAACCGTATCTCACTGCATGTATGTCATCCTTCAACATAACCATGATCTATTCACAGACTTGGAGGTAGGCTTAAATGTACTCATTTAATTATGGAATGTTTGGTGTTTTTGCTTGAAGATCGGTATAAcaatgatttttttcttttaaattttaattaagtaAGAATATAAGTAATTAAGtaagaatataatttaaattataagtAATTAAAtaagaatataattttaattaagtaAGATTATAATGCCCTGATAAATTAGAGAATACATTAATGTTAGTCACATTTAgagctatatttctttcatgtaattagcaagagtccatgagctagtgacgtatgggatatacattcctaccaggaggggcaaagtttcccaaacctcaaaatgcctataaatacacccctcaccacacccacaaatcagttttacaaactttgcctcctatggaggtggtgaagtaagtttgtgctagattctacgttgatatgcgctccgcagcaggttggagcccggttttcctctcagcgtgcagtgaatgtcagagggatgtgaggagagtattgcctatttgaattcaatgatctccttctacggggtctatttcgtaggttctctgttatcagtcgtagagattcatctcttacctcccttttcagatcgacgatatactcttatttatataccattacctctgctgattttcgtttcagtactggtttggctttctacaacatgtagatgagtgtcctggggtaagtaaatcttattttctatgacactctaagctatggttgggcactttgtttataaagttctaaatatatgtattcaaacatttatttgccttgactcaggatgttcaacattccttatttcagacagtcagtttcatatttgggataatgcatatataatttttttttcttaccttaaaatttgactttttccctgtgggctgttaggctcgcgggggctgaaaatgcttaattttattgcgtcattcttggcgctgacttttttggcgcaaaattttttttctgtttccggcgtcatacgtgtcgccggaagttgcgtcatttttgacgttcttttgcgccaaaagtgttggcgttccggat contains:
- the LOC128643503 gene encoding cAMP and cAMP-inhibited cGMP 3',5'-cyclic phosphodiesterase 10A-like — translated: MALRGLCSAPVTCSTSGAPSSYSKTYECGSHWDVDVYTGYTTRNILCMPIVSRGSVIGVVQMVNKLSGSAFSKTDENNFKMFAVFCALALHCANMYHRIRHSECIYRVTLEKLSYHSICTSDEWQNLMNCTLQESLCKEIALYHFDITPFEDLWPAIYVYMIHQSCGKNCFELEKLCRFTMSVKKNYRRVPYHNWKHAVTVSHCMYVILQHNHDLFTDLE